In Rhizobium sp. BT04, the following proteins share a genomic window:
- a CDS encoding amino acid ABC transporter permease has translation MNYKLDFTPVIDGLPSLLLGCLGTFLLAICGMLLAIVIGIGGVALRDSAFKPARWLVIAFVELIRNTPFLVQIFFIYFALPLTGIRLDPTPTAIIALGINGGAYAIEIIRGGVQSIPKGQMEAGLALGLHKAQVFRLIILKPALRAIYPSLTSQFVLLTLTTSIASAISAYELTSVSQRIESESFRSFEVYFTVTVFYFVISWLMMRLFALFSARYFKYPVK, from the coding sequence ATGAACTACAAGTTGGATTTCACCCCGGTCATAGATGGGCTGCCGAGCCTCCTGCTCGGCTGTCTCGGGACATTCTTACTTGCCATTTGCGGGATGCTGCTGGCGATCGTCATCGGAATTGGCGGGGTTGCCCTGCGTGACTCCGCATTCAAGCCGGCGCGCTGGCTGGTCATCGCCTTTGTCGAGTTGATCCGCAACACGCCGTTTCTCGTCCAGATCTTCTTCATCTACTTCGCGCTTCCGCTCACCGGCATCAGGCTCGATCCAACGCCGACGGCGATCATCGCGCTCGGCATCAATGGCGGCGCCTACGCCATCGAGATCATTCGCGGCGGCGTCCAGTCGATCCCGAAGGGGCAGATGGAAGCGGGCCTCGCCCTTGGCCTGCACAAGGCGCAGGTCTTCCGGCTGATCATCCTCAAGCCGGCATTGCGGGCGATCTATCCGTCTCTGACCAGCCAGTTCGTGCTGTTGACGCTGACCACCAGCATTGCATCGGCGATCTCGGCCTATGAGCTGACCTCGGTTTCCCAGCGGATCGAATCGGAGAGCTTCCGCAGTTTCGAGGTCTACTTCACGGTCACGGTTTTTTATTTCGTGATTTCCTGGCTGATGATGCGCCTGTTTGCGCTGTTTTCGGCCCGCTACTTCAAATATCCGGTCAAGTAG
- a CDS encoding MBL fold metallo-hydrolase, with the protein MTTELFQVKFWGVRGSIPVSGPEFDRYGGNTSCIEIRCGKHRMIFDAGSGLREAGLSLLADGVSDVDLFFSHCHYDHIIGLPFFKAIYYPSINVNIWSGHLDGKMSTREMVEQFISPPWFPVKTDICQATMNFRDFHPGQALTPYQGITIKTFMLNHPGGAIGYRIEWQGRSVALIYDIEHIPGSHDPVSLEMMQGADLVVYDCTYNEDEMQRFKGFGHSTWQHGTELAKMAGAKRFALFHHAPSRTDEQLAEMEAQAQAAFPESFAARDNQIVVI; encoded by the coding sequence ATGACGACAGAACTGTTTCAGGTAAAATTTTGGGGCGTCCGCGGCAGTATTCCCGTATCCGGCCCCGAGTTCGACCGCTACGGCGGTAACACGTCCTGCATCGAAATTCGCTGCGGAAAACACCGGATGATCTTCGACGCGGGCTCCGGCCTGCGCGAGGCGGGCTTATCATTGCTCGCCGACGGCGTCAGCGATGTCGACCTGTTCTTCAGCCACTGCCACTACGACCACATCATCGGCCTGCCGTTCTTCAAGGCGATCTATTATCCCTCGATCAACGTCAACATCTGGTCGGGCCATCTCGACGGCAAGATGAGCACGCGGGAAATGGTCGAGCAGTTCATCAGCCCGCCCTGGTTTCCCGTCAAGACCGACATCTGCCAGGCGACGATGAATTTCCGCGATTTCCATCCCGGTCAGGCGCTGACGCCCTATCAGGGCATCACGATCAAGACCTTCATGCTGAACCATCCAGGCGGCGCCATCGGCTACCGCATCGAGTGGCAGGGCCGTTCGGTCGCTCTGATCTACGACATCGAGCATATTCCGGGCAGCCACGATCCGGTCTCGCTGGAAATGATGCAGGGCGCCGATCTCGTCGTCTACGACTGCACCTACAATGAAGACGAGATGCAGCGTTTCAAGGGCTTCGGCCATTCGACCTGGCAGCACGGCACCGAGCTGGCAAAGATGGCCGGCGCCAAACGCTTCGCCCTGTTCCACCACGCACCCTCCCGCACCGACGAACAGCTGGCCGAGATGGAAGCGCAGGCGCAGGCCGCCTTCCCCGAATCTTTTGCCGCCCGCGACAACCAGATCGTGGTGATCTAG
- a CDS encoding 3-carboxy-cis,cis-muconate cycloisomerase, whose product MTASPFDHPFLSGLLGDDEIAPYFSAGADIRAMLSFEAALAKAEAAHDLVPGDAARHIADTCTAFSPDESALRSATARDGVVVPDLIRQLRIAVGEDAAKSLHLGATSQDVIDTSLMIRLRAITFLFAGRLSAIAAVLDGLDRQFGQNRLMGHTRMQAAIPISVGDRLDAWRAPLATYRDRLTEQSFPVQFGGAAGTLDKLGTQGPAIRASLARELGLTDTAQWQSNRLPIADIAGLFASISGSLGKIGQDIALLAQAGDEIEISGGGTSSAMAHKQNPVAAEALISLARFNATVLSGIHQSLVHEQERSGAAWTLEWLLLPQMTMATAASLRLAKELTANIRRLGAA is encoded by the coding sequence ATGACCGCTTCGCCCTTCGACCATCCCTTCCTCTCCGGCCTGCTCGGCGATGATGAAATCGCGCCCTACTTCTCCGCCGGGGCCGATATCCGCGCCATGCTCTCCTTCGAGGCGGCACTCGCAAAGGCCGAAGCGGCGCATGACCTCGTCCCGGGGGACGCCGCAAGGCACATCGCCGACACCTGCACCGCCTTCTCCCCCGATGAGTCGGCTCTTCGATCGGCAACGGCAAGGGATGGCGTCGTCGTTCCCGACCTCATCAGGCAGCTGCGCATTGCAGTCGGCGAGGACGCGGCCAAGAGCCTGCATCTCGGCGCCACCAGCCAGGATGTGATCGACACCAGCCTGATGATCCGCCTGAGGGCCATCACCTTCCTGTTTGCCGGCCGGCTTTCCGCTATTGCCGCAGTTCTCGATGGGCTCGACCGCCAGTTCGGCCAAAACCGGCTGATGGGCCATACCCGCATGCAGGCGGCGATCCCGATCAGCGTCGGCGACCGTCTCGACGCGTGGCGCGCGCCGCTTGCGACCTATCGCGACCGCCTGACCGAACAGAGTTTTCCCGTCCAGTTCGGTGGGGCGGCCGGCACGCTGGACAAGCTCGGCACGCAAGGCCCCGCAATCCGCGCCTCGCTCGCTAGGGAACTCGGCCTCACCGACACAGCTCAATGGCAGAGCAACCGTCTGCCCATCGCCGATATCGCCGGCCTGTTCGCTTCGATCTCCGGCAGCCTCGGCAAGATCGGCCAGGACATCGCCCTGCTCGCTCAGGCCGGCGACGAGATCGAAATCTCAGGCGGCGGCACCTCGTCGGCGATGGCCCACAAGCAGAACCCGGTTGCCGCCGAGGCCCTCATCTCGCTTGCCCGCTTCAACGCCACTGTTCTGTCGGGCATCCACCAATCCCTCGTCCATGAACAGGAACGCTCCGGTGCGGCCTGGACGCTCGAATGGCTGCTGCTGCCGCAGATGACGATGGCAACCGCCGCCAGCCTGCGGCTGGCGAAGGAATTGACAGCGAATATCAGGCGGCTCGGAGCCGCCTGA
- a CDS encoding amino acid ABC transporter permease, which produces MGHDEFVFLLIGLKWTVVLSAVGFVCGCIAGLGVALARVSGNPLLERVTSGYIAVFQGTPLLMQLFVVYYGLALVGLMLDAWVAVAIGLTLHASAYLGEIWRGSIEAVPRGQTEAAKALSLRYISRMKDVILPQALRISLPATVGFLVQLIKGTSLASIVGFTELTRAGNIISNQIFQPLTVFGIVGILYFLMCCPLTILGARLERKFAASAR; this is translated from the coding sequence ATGGGTCACGATGAGTTCGTTTTCCTCCTGATCGGCCTGAAATGGACGGTGGTCCTGTCCGCCGTCGGCTTTGTCTGCGGCTGTATTGCCGGTCTCGGCGTCGCTCTTGCCCGCGTCTCCGGCAATCCGCTGCTGGAACGCGTGACATCAGGCTACATCGCCGTCTTCCAGGGAACGCCGCTTCTGATGCAGCTTTTCGTCGTCTATTACGGCCTCGCTTTGGTGGGCTTGATGCTCGATGCCTGGGTGGCCGTCGCCATCGGACTGACGCTGCATGCCAGCGCCTATCTCGGCGAAATCTGGCGCGGATCGATCGAAGCGGTCCCGCGCGGCCAGACGGAAGCAGCAAAGGCGTTGAGCCTCCGTTACATCTCCCGCATGAAGGACGTCATCCTGCCGCAGGCGCTGCGCATCTCGCTGCCGGCCACGGTCGGTTTCCTCGTGCAATTGATCAAAGGCACCTCGCTGGCGTCGATCGTCGGCTTCACCGAGCTGACGCGGGCCGGCAACATCATCTCCAATCAGATCTTCCAGCCGCTGACGGTCTTCGGCATCGTCGGCATTCTGTATTTCCTGATGTGCTGCCCGCTGACGATTCTCGGTGCGCGCCTCGAGCGAAAGTTCGCCGCCTCTGCGCGCTGA
- a CDS encoding transporter substrate-binding domain-containing protein — translation MFKSMLTRRNAMLGAAALVAAVTLAQPAAAVTPDEIKARGKIIVGIQGDNPPWGFVTSGGKQDGLDADIATLFAKELGVSVEFVPLEVNNRIPALTAGRVDVLFATMAMLPDRAKAVQFSKPYVANAIVLIGPKSAEIKTNADMAKFTVGVAKGAAQDTQVTKNAPANTTIRRYDGDAASVQALVSGQVDTLGGNIFYMDRVEKARPGEFENKLEFQKLYNGACTRLGEKEINAALNSFIDKIKANGELKKVYDKWMKVPVPEFPETLEGIPFAAH, via the coding sequence ATGTTCAAATCTATGCTAACGCGCCGCAATGCGATGCTCGGAGCCGCAGCCCTGGTGGCTGCCGTCACTTTGGCGCAACCGGCCGCCGCCGTGACGCCTGATGAAATCAAGGCTCGCGGCAAAATCATCGTCGGAATTCAGGGTGACAATCCGCCTTGGGGCTTTGTGACCAGCGGCGGCAAGCAGGACGGCCTCGACGCCGACATCGCAACGCTGTTCGCCAAAGAATTGGGTGTTTCCGTCGAATTCGTACCGCTTGAAGTCAACAACCGCATTCCGGCACTCACGGCCGGCCGCGTCGACGTTCTCTTCGCGACGATGGCCATGCTGCCGGATCGCGCCAAGGCCGTGCAGTTCAGCAAGCCCTATGTTGCCAATGCCATCGTTCTGATCGGCCCCAAATCGGCTGAGATCAAGACGAATGCCGATATGGCCAAGTTCACGGTCGGCGTCGCCAAAGGTGCCGCTCAGGACACGCAGGTCACCAAGAACGCGCCGGCGAACACCACCATCCGGCGTTATGACGGCGACGCCGCCAGCGTCCAGGCTCTCGTTTCCGGCCAGGTCGATACGCTAGGCGGCAACATCTTCTATATGGACCGGGTCGAGAAGGCGCGTCCGGGCGAATTCGAAAACAAGCTCGAATTCCAGAAGCTCTACAACGGTGCCTGCACGCGTCTCGGCGAGAAGGAAATCAATGCGGCGCTGAATAGCTTCATCGACAAGATCAAGGCAAATGGCGAGCTCAAGAAAGTCTACGACAAGTGGATGAAGGTCCCGGTGCCGGAATTCCCGGAAACGCTGGAAGGCATTCCCTTCGCGGCGCACTGA
- a CDS encoding shikimate dehydrogenase: MITGTTKLIAHLGYPTESFKAPLIYNPYFEETGIDAVVVPMGCRPEDYPAFLKLCFRLSNIHGALITMPHKISTMALLDQASTNAKVAGSCNAVRLGSDGRLIGDMFDGEGFVRGVLRKGKKVEGAHALVVGAGGVGSAIAASLAQAGVAHLAIFDANATTATALLDRLKTYYPQLKVTIGSVDPAGFDIVVNATPLGMRRNDPLPIDVERISPSTFVGEVVMSREITPFLEAVRARGCAFQVGTDMLFEQIPAYLEFFEFPTTTADNLRAIAKLG; the protein is encoded by the coding sequence ATGATCACCGGGACGACCAAACTCATCGCCCATCTCGGCTATCCCACCGAGTCCTTCAAGGCGCCTCTGATCTACAATCCGTATTTCGAAGAGACCGGGATTGACGCGGTCGTCGTGCCGATGGGCTGCAGGCCGGAGGATTATCCCGCCTTCTTGAAGCTTTGTTTCCGGCTCTCCAATATTCACGGCGCGCTGATCACGATGCCGCACAAGATTTCGACGATGGCGCTGCTCGACCAAGCATCGACCAACGCCAAAGTCGCGGGTTCGTGCAATGCGGTGCGTCTCGGTTCGGACGGCAGGCTGATCGGCGATATGTTCGACGGCGAGGGCTTCGTTCGCGGCGTTCTGCGCAAGGGCAAGAAGGTCGAAGGCGCTCACGCGCTCGTCGTTGGTGCCGGCGGTGTCGGCTCGGCGATCGCCGCGTCGCTGGCGCAGGCTGGTGTAGCCCATCTGGCGATCTTCGACGCCAATGCGACGACCGCGACCGCGCTGCTCGACCGGCTGAAGACATATTATCCGCAGCTGAAGGTCACGATCGGCTCTGTCGATCCGGCCGGTTTCGACATTGTCGTCAACGCCACACCGCTTGGCATGCGGCGGAACGATCCTCTGCCCATCGACGTCGAGCGCATTTCCCCATCGACCTTTGTCGGCGAAGTCGTGATGAGCAGGGAGATCACCCCTTTTCTCGAAGCCGTGCGGGCTCGGGGCTGCGCCTTTCAAGTCGGCACGGATATGTTGTTCGAACAAATCCCGGCCTATCTCGAATTCTTCGAATTCCCGACAACGACGGCCGACAATTTGCGTGCAATCGCCAAGCTCGGGTAA
- a CDS encoding bifunctional sugar phosphate isomerase/epimerase/4-hydroxyphenylpyruvate dioxygenase family protein has protein sequence MKTSIATVTISGELPEKLEAIARAGFDGVEIFENDFLAFDGSPADVGKLVRDHGLEITLFQPFRDFEGMPEPLRSRTFDRAERKFDVMQQLGTDLVLVCSNVSPAAIGGIDRAAADFRELGERAARRGLRVGYEALAWGRHISDHRDAWEIVRRADHPNVGLILDSFHTLSRKIDVNSIRSIPKEKIFIVQLADAPDIDMDLLYWSRHFRNMPGEGDLPVTAFTEAVAATGYDGYFSLEIFNDQFRGGLSRAIAADGHRSLIYLGDQVRRHLGTESMAGAAMPERAAVEGVGFVEFATDEQDEVELVALLRTLGFKQTAVHRTKKVSLFEQGEIRILVNVDQAGFANAAYAVHGTFAYAMALVVDDAAKAYARALTLDAEPFVQPVAEGELELPAIRGVGGGIVYLIDDKSALGRFSEIDFRPVADQTDTASAGLLRVDHVAQTVGYDEMLTWLLFYTSIFETHKTPMVDIIDPAGVVRSQVVENRSGALRITMNGAENRRTLAGHFIAEKFGAGIQHLAFSTDDIFATSEKLRACGFRPLHISPNYYDDVEARFGLDPVLAERLKAENILYDRDEHGEYFQLYSGTYGEGFFFEIVERRGYRGYGAPNAIFRIAALKRQMRPEGIPKDGY, from the coding sequence ATGAAGACCTCGATTGCGACTGTGACGATCAGCGGCGAACTCCCGGAAAAGCTCGAGGCGATCGCCCGAGCCGGCTTCGACGGCGTCGAGATCTTCGAAAATGATTTCCTGGCGTTTGACGGAAGCCCGGCCGATGTCGGAAAACTCGTCCGCGACCATGGTCTGGAGATCACCCTGTTTCAGCCATTTCGTGATTTCGAGGGCATGCCGGAGCCGCTGCGAAGCCGCACCTTTGATCGCGCCGAACGAAAGTTCGACGTGATGCAGCAGCTTGGAACGGATCTGGTGCTCGTCTGCTCCAATGTCTCGCCGGCAGCCATCGGCGGTATCGATCGGGCAGCGGCAGATTTCCGGGAACTCGGCGAGCGTGCCGCCCGGCGTGGACTGCGCGTCGGCTACGAGGCGCTCGCCTGGGGTCGCCATATCAGCGACCACCGCGACGCCTGGGAGATCGTGCGGCGCGCCGATCATCCGAATGTCGGCCTTATCCTCGACAGCTTCCACACTTTGTCACGCAAGATCGACGTCAATTCCATCCGCTCGATTCCCAAAGAGAAGATCTTCATCGTCCAGCTTGCCGATGCGCCTGATATCGACATGGACCTGCTCTATTGGAGCCGCCACTTCCGGAACATGCCGGGCGAAGGCGACCTTCCCGTCACGGCGTTCACCGAAGCCGTCGCGGCCACAGGTTACGACGGGTATTTCTCCCTGGAGATTTTCAACGACCAGTTTCGAGGCGGTTTGTCGCGTGCGATCGCCGCCGATGGCCACCGTTCGCTGATCTATCTCGGCGATCAGGTGCGGCGCCATCTCGGCACCGAGAGCATGGCTGGGGCGGCGATGCCGGAACGAGCCGCCGTCGAAGGTGTCGGCTTCGTCGAGTTTGCCACCGACGAACAGGATGAAGTCGAGCTGGTGGCATTGCTGCGCACCCTCGGATTCAAACAGACCGCCGTCCACCGCACGAAGAAAGTCTCTCTGTTCGAGCAGGGCGAGATCCGGATCCTCGTCAATGTCGATCAGGCAGGGTTCGCCAACGCCGCCTATGCCGTTCACGGCACGTTTGCCTATGCCATGGCACTCGTCGTCGACGATGCGGCAAAAGCATATGCACGCGCCCTTACCCTGGATGCCGAGCCCTTCGTCCAGCCTGTCGCGGAGGGTGAGCTTGAGCTGCCGGCGATTCGGGGTGTGGGTGGCGGCATCGTCTATCTCATCGACGACAAGAGCGCCTTGGGCCGCTTTTCCGAAATCGACTTCCGGCCGGTCGCCGACCAGACCGACACGGCGTCCGCCGGTCTTCTGCGCGTCGATCATGTCGCCCAGACGGTGGGCTACGATGAAATGCTCACCTGGCTTCTGTTCTACACGTCGATCTTCGAGACGCATAAGACGCCGATGGTCGACATCATCGATCCAGCCGGGGTGGTGCGCAGTCAAGTCGTCGAGAATCGGTCGGGGGCGCTGCGCATCACCATGAACGGCGCCGAAAATCGCCGCACCCTGGCCGGACATTTCATTGCCGAGAAGTTCGGGGCCGGTATCCAGCACCTGGCATTTTCAACCGATGACATCTTTGCAACCTCTGAAAAACTTCGGGCCTGCGGTTTCAGGCCCCTGCACATCTCGCCGAACTACTACGACGACGTCGAAGCACGCTTCGGGCTCGATCCCGTCCTGGCCGAGCGGCTGAAAGCGGAGAACATCCTCTATGACCGCGACGAGCATGGCGAATATTTCCAGCTCTACAGCGGCACATATGGAGAGGGGTTCTTTTTCGAGATCGTCGAGCGGCGCGGCTATCGCGGATATGGCGCGCCGAATGCGATTTTCCGGATCGCCGCGCTGAAAAGGCAGATGCGTCCGGAAGGCATTCCCAAGGACGGCTATTGA
- a CDS encoding type II 3-dehydroquinate dehydratase, with protein sequence MTRTIFVLNGPNLNLLGEREPAIYGSATLADIRDNCLAKAESLGFAIDFRQTNFEGELVESVHQARKAACGIIINPAGYTFTSIALLDALKTFDPPKIELHISNVHAREEIYHKSLVSRVATAIMIGFGPRGYELAIEAMAGMVGAAKA encoded by the coding sequence ATGACCAGAACCATCTTTGTGCTCAACGGACCGAACCTCAACCTGCTCGGTGAGCGCGAGCCCGCCATCTACGGCTCGGCGACGCTGGCCGATATCAGGGACAATTGCCTCGCAAAGGCGGAGAGCCTTGGCTTTGCCATCGACTTCCGCCAGACCAATTTCGAGGGCGAGCTGGTGGAAAGTGTGCATCAGGCCCGCAAAGCGGCCTGCGGCATCATCATCAATCCGGCCGGCTATACCTTCACCTCGATCGCTCTTCTCGATGCGCTGAAAACCTTCGATCCGCCGAAGATCGAGCTGCATATTTCCAACGTGCATGCCCGCGAGGAGATCTATCACAAATCCCTCGTCTCGCGCGTCGCCACCGCCATCATGATCGGCTTCGGCCCCCGCGGTTATGAACTCGCCATAGAAGCAATGGCCGGCATGGTGGGAGCAGCGAAGGCATGA
- a CDS encoding GntR family transcriptional regulator, with translation MLKQVHDPAETVSDVVFRQIREDIISGILPPGAKIKLEQAKERYSIGISSLREILSRLTTENLVVAEGQRGFEVSPASRRELLELADLRIVLETHAIGLAFAAGNLEWEGRIVAAHHRLAAAERKLLAGDVSRTVDWVRYDWEFHQAIVSACNSATLMATLSSVFDRFLRYHMLAESFRGKPVVDDHRLLFELSIRRDVAGATEVVRRHVQSGVEHVLKSGRIL, from the coding sequence ATGCTCAAACAAGTCCATGACCCGGCTGAAACAGTCAGCGACGTCGTTTTCCGGCAGATCCGCGAGGACATTATTTCCGGGATTTTGCCGCCGGGGGCCAAGATCAAGCTGGAGCAGGCCAAGGAGCGCTACTCGATCGGCATTTCGTCGCTGCGCGAAATTCTGAGCCGGCTGACCACGGAGAACCTCGTCGTCGCCGAAGGGCAGCGTGGTTTCGAAGTCAGCCCGGCTTCGCGGCGGGAGCTGCTGGAGCTTGCCGACCTGAGGATCGTTCTCGAAACGCATGCGATCGGCCTTGCCTTCGCGGCGGGAAATCTCGAATGGGAAGGGCGCATCGTCGCTGCCCATCACCGGCTGGCTGCCGCCGAGCGCAAGCTGCTGGCGGGCGACGTCTCGCGCACAGTCGACTGGGTCCGCTACGATTGGGAGTTCCATCAGGCGATCGTCTCGGCCTGCAATTCGGCGACGCTGATGGCGACGCTGTCCTCCGTCTTCGACCGCTTTCTGCGGTATCACATGCTGGCCGAAAGCTTTCGCGGCAAGCCTGTCGTCGACGACCACAGGCTTTTGTTCGAGCTGTCCATTCGCCGTGACGTCGCGGGCGCGACCGAGGTGGTCAGAAGGCACGTTCAAAGCGGCGTCGAACATGTCCTCAAAAGCGGCCGAATTCTTTAG
- a CDS encoding GntR family transcriptional regulator — protein MLQPVVNETIAESSYRRIRADIIFGRLSPGQKLKLDSLKESYETSISTLREVLNRLSSEGLVVAEGQKGFEVSPVSVSDLKETAAMRLLLETHALEQSFAYGDVEWEAPLVSAHYKLARMEQVMATGDTSRAEDWKRYDWEFHQALISACGSKLLMETHSAIFDRYLRYQMVALSYRGDVAANEHQQLLDAALRRDAETAKRVLALHIQGGVEHALARGTLK, from the coding sequence ATGCTGCAGCCTGTTGTGAACGAGACCATTGCCGAGAGCAGCTACAGGCGCATTCGGGCCGACATCATTTTCGGGCGGCTGTCGCCCGGACAAAAATTGAAGCTGGACAGCCTGAAGGAGTCCTACGAGACCAGCATCAGCACCCTCCGAGAGGTGCTGAACCGGCTCTCCTCCGAAGGGCTTGTCGTTGCCGAGGGGCAAAAAGGCTTCGAGGTTTCTCCGGTGTCGGTGTCCGACCTCAAGGAGACGGCGGCGATGAGACTGCTGCTCGAGACCCATGCCTTGGAGCAGTCATTCGCCTATGGAGACGTCGAATGGGAGGCGCCGCTGGTCTCGGCCCATTATAAATTGGCGCGGATGGAGCAGGTCATGGCGACCGGCGATACCAGCCGGGCTGAGGACTGGAAGCGCTACGACTGGGAGTTCCACCAGGCCTTGATATCCGCCTGCGGCTCGAAACTGCTGATGGAAACGCACTCGGCGATCTTCGACAGATATCTCAGATATCAGATGGTTGCCTTGTCCTACCGCGGCGACGTCGCCGCCAACGAACACCAACAGCTTTTGGACGCGGCGCTGCGACGTGATGCCGAGACGGCCAAACGGGTGCTCGCCTTGCATATTCAAGGCGGGGTCGAGCATGCCTTGGCGCGCGGGACTTTGAAGTAG
- a CDS encoding amino acid ABC transporter ATP-binding protein, whose product MTSPISARAGDPMITMAQVEKWYGSFQALHDINMTVRSGERIVLCGPSGSGKSTLIRCINHLETYQKGEIRVGGIVLSDQAKTIDAIRREVGMVFQQFNLFPHLTVLQNCMLAPMKAIGVGRAEAEERARGLLERVKIQEQADKYPVQLSGGQQQRVAIARALCMRPKVMLFDEPTSALDPEMVKEVLDTMIALADEGMTMICVTHEMGFARQVADRVIFMASGAIVEEAPPAEFFTNPRHERTRKFLGEILRK is encoded by the coding sequence ATGACCAGTCCCATTTCTGCCCGAGCCGGAGACCCCATGATCACCATGGCGCAGGTGGAAAAGTGGTACGGCTCGTTTCAAGCCCTTCACGACATCAACATGACGGTTCGCAGCGGCGAAAGGATCGTCCTATGTGGCCCTTCCGGCAGCGGCAAGTCGACGCTCATTCGCTGTATCAACCATCTCGAGACTTATCAGAAAGGGGAAATCCGGGTCGGCGGCATCGTTCTGAGCGACCAGGCCAAGACCATCGATGCGATCCGCCGCGAGGTCGGCATGGTCTTCCAGCAGTTCAATCTGTTTCCGCATCTGACCGTGCTGCAGAACTGCATGTTGGCGCCGATGAAGGCGATCGGCGTCGGCAGGGCGGAAGCCGAGGAACGCGCCCGCGGGCTGCTCGAGCGGGTCAAGATCCAGGAGCAGGCCGACAAATACCCGGTCCAACTTTCCGGCGGCCAGCAGCAGCGCGTCGCCATTGCCCGGGCGCTCTGCATGCGGCCGAAAGTGATGCTGTTCGACGAACCGACGTCGGCGCTCGACCCGGAGATGGTCAAGGAGGTGCTGGATACGATGATCGCGCTGGCCGATGAGGGCATGACGATGATCTGCGTCACCCACGAAATGGGCTTTGCCCGCCAAGTCGCCGACCGGGTGATCTTCATGGCCAGCGGCGCGATCGTCGAAGAAGCCCCGCCTGCCGAATTCTTCACCAACCCACGGCACGAGCGAACCCGAAAATTTCTCGGAGAAATCCTGCGGAAGTAA
- the pcaG gene encoding protocatechuate 3,4-dioxygenase subunit alpha: MQQLGYLKETPSQTAGPYVHIGLTPNFCDIAGVYGTDLGIEMVNDKTLGERITVTGRIFDGAGALVRDAVIEIWQADSAGLYNSPSEMRGAADPNFTGWGRCPTRAEDGVYSFETIKPGRVPFKDGHRQAPHITVWIVARGINIGLHTRMYFPEETEANASDPLLSRIEHRERVATMVATRDGATCHFDIHLQGPKETVFLDI; encoded by the coding sequence ATGCAGCAGCTCGGCTATCTCAAGGAAACCCCGTCGCAGACGGCGGGCCCCTATGTCCACATCGGCCTGACGCCGAATTTCTGCGACATAGCGGGCGTCTACGGCACCGATCTCGGCATCGAGATGGTCAATGACAAGACGCTCGGCGAACGCATCACCGTCACCGGCCGGATCTTCGACGGCGCCGGCGCATTGGTGCGCGATGCCGTTATCGAGATCTGGCAGGCCGACAGCGCCGGCCTCTACAACAGCCCGTCGGAAATGCGCGGCGCCGCCGACCCGAACTTTACCGGCTGGGGCCGCTGCCCGACCCGCGCCGAGGACGGCGTCTACAGCTTCGAGACCATCAAGCCCGGCCGCGTTCCCTTCAAGGACGGCCACAGACAAGCCCCGCACATCACCGTCTGGATCGTCGCCCGCGGCATCAATATCGGCCTGCATACGCGCATGTATTTCCCGGAGGAGACGGAGGCCAACGCTAGCGACCCGCTGCTGTCGCGCATCGAACATCGCGAACGCGTCGCAACGATGGTCGCCACCCGCGACGGCGCGACCTGCCATTTCGACATTCATCTGCAAGGCCCCAAGGAGACGGTGTTTCTGGATATTTGA